In Candidatus Moanabacter tarae, the genomic stretch TTGTAGAGGAAGGTCATGTTGACGGATGGGATGACCCCAGGATGCCGACTCTTACCGGAATGAGGCGCCGTGGCTATCAGCCGGAAGCAATTCGCGATTTTTGTGATAGAGTCGGGGTGGCAAAACGACACAATATAGTCGAATTTTCGCTTTTGGAGCATTGTGTGCGCGAAGACCTGAACAAGATTGCACCTCGTGTGATGGCAGTTCTTAGACCTCTTAGGGTCGTGATTGAGAATTTTCCCGAAGATGAAGTGATCGAGTTAGAGGCGATAAACAATCCTGAGGATCCTACTGCAGGAGTCCGAATGGTGCCCTTCTCACGGACCCTTTATATCGAGCGGGATGATTTTAGAGAAGATCCTCCGAAAAAGTACTTTCGACTCTCCCCTGGGCGTGAAGTGCGTCTACGTTATGGGTACTTCATCACATGTACCGGAGTGGTAAAAAACGATATAACTGGAGATATCGAGGAGGTTCGCTGCCGATATGATCCCGAGACTAAAGGAGGCCAGTCACCAGATGGTCGGAAAGTAAGAGGAACTATTCATTGGGTTTCAACGGACCACGCCTTGGATGCTGAAGTAAGGTTATATGACCGACTTTTCAACAGTGAAAATCCGGAATCAAAGAAGGCTAATGGGGATTTTATTTCTGACCTGAATTCGGGATCGCTTGAAGTTGTCGATTGTAAAGTCGAACCTAGTCTCGCAAAGGCTGCACCTGGGGGTGTTTTTCAGTTTGAGCGAATTGGCTACTTTTGTGTGGACCAGAGAGATTCAAGCGAAAAAAATCTTGTTTTTAATCGAACTGTCCTACTGCGTGATTCATGGAAGAAGATAGACAAAAAAAAGAATTAGGACTCGATGTTGTGTCACAATTCCCTTTCTAATCCTCGTGTACTCTAAATGATCGATGGCCTCTAATCTTTTCCAGAAGGTATGGGATACGCATTCGTTAAGGCAGTTCGCCAACGGCCAGGACCAGCTGTTTGTCGGAACCCATCTTATTCACGAAGTCACCAGTCCTCAGGCGTTTGGCATGCTCCGGGAGCTAGATCTGCCGGTACGTTTTCCCCATAGGACTTTTGCCACCGTTGATCACATTGTGCCGACGGATGAGAGCTCTGAGCCATTTTCGGACGTATTGGCTGATCAGATGATTAAAGAACTAAGGCGAAATTGTGATGAGTTTGGAATCACCTTTTTTGACCTACGATCTGGAGGACAAGGGATCATTCATGTAATCGGACCCGAACAAGGGATAACGCAGCCCGGCATGACGATTGCCTGTGGTGATTCACATACTTCGACCCACGGTGCGTTTGGGGCAATTGCGTTCGGCGTCGGCACAACTCAGATTCGTGATATCTTGGCCACCCAAACACTTATGATGGGAAAGCTGAAAGTACGTCGAATTAATGTCGATGGGTTGCTTGGGCCAGGAGTTTATGCAAAAGATGTTATTTTACATATTATTAGAACCCTTGGCGTGAATGGTGGACTCGGGTACGCCTATGAGTACGGCGGTGATGTAATCGATCGGTTTAGTATGGATGAACGTATGACTGTATGTAACATGACCATCGAAGGAGGGGCCCGATGCGGGTACATGAATCCAGATAAGACTACGTTCAAATACTTAGAGAAACGGCCCTATTCTCCCGGCGTTGAAGACTGGGATAAGGCGAAGGATCAATGGTTAAGTCTCTCATCTGATCCGAATTGTGACTATGATGATGTCGTTTATGTTAGGGGGGAAGATATTAGTCCCACCGTGACTTGGGGGTTTAATCCAGGACAGTCGATGTTCATCGATGAACAAATACCAAACCCTCAAGCCCTGCCAGAGGGAGAACGGTCGACTGCCGAGGAAGCACTCAACCATATGAAGTTGAAACCTGGCAGTCCTATTGAGGGGACACGGATAGATGTAGCCTTCATTGGGAGTTGTACGAATAGCAGGCTGTCGGATCTCAAGGAAGTGGCCCAGTACCTGAAGGGGAAAAAAGTGGCGTCTAAGGTACGGGCCTTGGTAGTTCCAGGTTCGGAAGGAGTGAATGTAGTGGCTGAGGAACTAGGCATTGCTGATGTATTTCGGGAAGCGGGCTTCGAATGGCGTGGGGCAGGATGTTCAATGTGTCTCGGGATGAATCCTGACAAACTGGTGGGTGATCAAATCTGTGCCAGTTCGAGCAATAGAAACTTCAAAGGCCGCCAAGGAAGCCCGGACGGGAGAACCATATTAATGAGTCCGATCATGGTAGCGGCTGCAGCTGTAACTGGCCAAGTTAATGATGCTAGAAAAATTTTCAGCCTCTAGCTTGGAAGCGCAAGGCGATTCCCAAGGAAATAAAAGGAAGATTAAGATTATCCCATACTGGTGATGATAGATCAAAGGCATTTTCAATCGATTAGGGAGATCGGTTGTATCAGCTACCCGAAATACGACCTTAGACTAATGGGAGTCTAAGATTTATGAAACTTATCGAAATTAAGAAACGATGTAAAAATGCCTCTAGAAAAGATTACCAAGATTAGCGGTTGTGGTATTTCCATACCGGGAGATGACATTGACACTGACCGAATAATACCAGCTCGGTTTATGAAATGCATTACATTTGATGGTCTCGGAGAATATGCATTTTACGATGAACGAATGAGAAAGGATGGGACTGAGAAAGCCCATGCCATGAATGATTCCCGTTTTAAAGGTGCTTCGATTTTACTTTGTGGCGCGAATTTCGGTTGCGGAAGTTCAAGGGAGCACGCTCCACAGTCCCTCTATCGATTTGGAATCCGAGCTCTTGTCGGGGTTAGTTTCGCCGAGATTTTCTATGGTAATGCTCTAAATTTGGGAATTCCTTGCTTGGACGCTGATCGGGAAGCGATTTTGAGGCTTGCGGCTGTAATTGAAAAGGATCCTCTGCTTGAAATCACTATCGATCTCACTGATGATCGAGTTTCCTATGGAGAAAAAGGATTTTTCGCTACGGTTACTCCCGGTGCGAAGAAAAGCTTACTCGAGGGAAAGTGGGACCCGATTGGCGAGTTGCTAGAAGGACTCGACAAAGCGGATGAACTCGAATCTATGTTGCCCTATTAGGAATCCGTTGCAGTAATTTTAGTTGAAATCTTTAGTGCTTAAGGCATCAATGAAACATCGACGATTTTGCTTATCAGCGTTGGCCACTGCTTCCACTCTGGAATCGGATCAATGGTGGATTCAAACCGTCGCTAGCGATTCCCTGTTCTTCCTATTGACTGGATCTTCGAATGGACCTGATGCCCGAAAAAGGTATTGAATTTAAGATCATACAGAACGACGGAATTTTGATAAACAGATGATCAATATCGTTGACGGGGCTGGGATTTTTATCTGGCCGCTTGGTTTGTGTTCTTTCCTATCAATATTTGTCATTGTGGAGAGGTTGATTGCACTTAGAAACAGCAATGTAATCCCAACGGAGCTGGTCGATAGTTTCGTTGAAGGTAAAATCCCTGAGGCCCTCGACGAATCGGTAGCAGGGCGCATTTTACGATTTTACGACAGGAATGATCCGGACCAGGATCAACTCAAGGCTTTTGCTCGGTTAGAAATCTCGCGAATGGAGCGGGGGATGTTCATCCTTGAGATTATAGTAAGCGCTGCTCCCCTGATCGGGCTTTTGGGGACCGTTACCGGTCTCGTGAAAGTATTTGCTAACATATCCTACGAAACCGGAATGCCCGATCCATCTTCCTTTGTTGAAGGTATAGCGCTGGCATTGACTACCACGATGTTAGGGCTCTCCATTGCCATTCCATCATTGGTCGGAAATAGCTTTCTGACTAGACGGGTGGATACATTAGCGGTTCGTTTGAGTGTTGGGGTTGAACGCCTAATCGACATCAGTAGGTCGCCGCGACGGGGATGAGATTGGGGTTTTGCTATGGAACTTATTGAAACCCATAGGCGTCGAAAAGTGGAAATCAATATTGTGCCGCTAGTCGATGTTTTAATTGTGTTAATCTTTTTTTTCCTTGTTTCAATGCAGTTTCGAAATATGACGACTCTCAATCTTGTTTTACCCAAAATCGAAACCGCAGGAAAAAACAAGAATGTCGAACAACTCGAGATTGCAATCGACGCTGCGGGCCAATTCTTTCTCAGTGGAGTCCCAATTTCCAAGGATGAACTTGAGTTTTCGCTGAATTTACAGGGAGAATTAAATAGAGAGATTCCAGTCCTCGTTATGGCCGATGAGGAGACTTACCTCAAGAGAGTTACCTATATCATGGATGTTTGCCGGGAAGCAGGATTGGAGAAAATCAGGCTTCAGTCGCGGTAGAATTTCCATCCATCCTAATCCTCAGGGATTGATCTAAGTCGAAAATTCCACCACCGGATCGACATCAGCTTCGTAATCCACGCCAGATATTCCAAATCCGAACAGTTTTAGGAAGTCGGAGCGATAGCCGGCGAAGTCGGAAATCTCATCCAAGTTTTCAGTTGTAACCTGGTTCCAAAGTTCTGTTGCGGTTTTTTGGATGTCGGATCGCATCTCAAGATCGTCGATGCGCACCCTTCCTTCTTTGTCAAAGAGAGTTTCTCCTTCCCCGTATATGTGAGTACTGAAAAGTCGATAAATTTGTTCAACACACTCCTCATGGATTCCCTTTTCCTTCATTACTTTGAAAAGGATAGAGATGTATAAAGGGACTACGGGTATAGCAGAACTGGCATGGGAGACGAAGGCTTTGTTTACCGAGGTAAAAGCTCTACCGCCGATTGATTTAAGCGACTGGTTGATTTCCTGCGCTGTATCCTCAATGTGTTTTTTTGCAATTCCAATGGTGCCGTTTCGATAGACAGGCCAGGTAACTTCAGGACCAATATAGGAATAGGCGCAGGTTGAGCATCCTTTCGCAAGCAGATCCTCCCTTCTTAGAGACTCAATCCATAATTTCCAATCTTCGCCTCCCATAACCTTGGTGGTACCTTCAATTTCTTCCTCTGTTGCAGGTTCGAAAGTGACCTCCTTAACCTCTCCCCGGTCTGTATCGAGACCCTTACTAGTAAAAGCCCTGCCGACTGGCTTTAGGGCCGACCTATAAACTTCTCCTGTATACGGATCGGTTCTCCGCGGCGCGGCCAAACTGTATACAAGGAGGTCGATTTTGCCTAATTCTAGCTTAATCAGATCTATCGTTTTTTCTTTAATTTCATTACTAAATGCGTCGCCATTGATGTTGCATGCCACAAGACCTTCTTCTCTGGCCGCATTCTCGAATGCGACCGAATTATACCAGCCGGCTTCGGCGGTTCTCCCTCGTTCAGAGCCCCGGTGCATAAAAACCCCAAGAGTAGCGGAACCGCATGCGAAGGCGCTGACAATACGGGTGGCTAGTCCGTATCCGGTAGATGCTCCAATGATAAGGACATTCTTTGGTCCATTCCTGATCTTGCCACGGGATTGGACAGTCTCGATTTGTGCTCGTATATTCGCTGCACATCCAGTCGGATGAGCTGTTATACAGATAAATCCTCGAGTCCTTGGTTTGATGATCATATGGGATTTAACTTGGGGATTTCCGAAATAGGAGCAATGGAAAACATTTTTAGTTAA encodes the following:
- the glnS gene encoding Glutamine--tRNA ligase; this encodes MSRIDSSTASDFIRQIVTDDMGTGKWDGRVVTRFPPEPNGYLHIGHAKSICLNFGVAREFGGVCHLRFDDTNPEKEETKYVESIEEDIEWLGWDWGEHLYFASDYFETLYQYALKLVRANKAYVCDLGQEEIRRYRGTLTEPGKESPFRNRTVEENLDLFGRMKTGEFEEGSRVLRAKIDMAASNLNLRDPVIYRILYKSHHRTGDSWCIYPLYDFTHGQSDSIEKVTHSICSLEFEDHRPLYDWFLDALEIYHPQQIEFARLNLTYTVMSKRRLLKLVEEGHVDGWDDPRMPTLTGMRRRGYQPEAIRDFCDRVGVAKRHNIVEFSLLEHCVREDLNKIAPRVMAVLRPLRVVIENFPEDEVIELEAINNPEDPTAGVRMVPFSRTLYIERDDFREDPPKKYFRLSPGREVRLRYGYFITCTGVVKNDITGDIEEVRCRYDPETKGGQSPDGRKVRGTIHWVSTDHALDAEVRLYDRLFNSENPESKKANGDFISDLNSGSLEVVDCKVEPSLAKAAPGGVFQFERIGYFCVDQRDSSEKNLVFNRTVLLRDSWKKIDKKKN
- the leuC gene encoding 3-isopropylmalate dehydratase large subunit — translated: MASNLFQKVWDTHSLRQFANGQDQLFVGTHLIHEVTSPQAFGMLRELDLPVRFPHRTFATVDHIVPTDESSEPFSDVLADQMIKELRRNCDEFGITFFDLRSGGQGIIHVIGPEQGITQPGMTIACGDSHTSTHGAFGAIAFGVGTTQIRDILATQTLMMGKLKVRRINVDGLLGPGVYAKDVILHIIRTLGVNGGLGYAYEYGGDVIDRFSMDERMTVCNMTIEGGARCGYMNPDKTTFKYLEKRPYSPGVEDWDKAKDQWLSLSSDPNCDYDDVVYVRGEDISPTVTWGFNPGQSMFIDEQIPNPQALPEGERSTAEEALNHMKLKPGSPIEGTRIDVAFIGSCTNSRLSDLKEVAQYLKGKKVASKVRALVVPGSEGVNVVAEELGIADVFREAGFEWRGAGCSMCLGMNPDKLVGDQICASSSNRNFKGRQGSPDGRTILMSPIMVAAAAVTGQVNDARKIFSL
- the leuD gene encoding 3-isopropylmalate dehydratase small subunit produces the protein MPLEKITKISGCGISIPGDDIDTDRIIPARFMKCITFDGLGEYAFYDERMRKDGTEKAHAMNDSRFKGASILLCGANFGCGSSREHAPQSLYRFGIRALVGVSFAEIFYGNALNLGIPCLDADREAILRLAAVIEKDPLLEITIDLTDDRVSYGEKGFFATVTPGAKKSLLEGKWDPIGELLEGLDKADELESMLPY
- the exbD_1 gene encoding Biopolymer transport protein ExbD — protein: MELIETHRRRKVEINIVPLVDVLIVLIFFFLVSMQFRNMTTLNLVLPKIETAGKNKNVEQLEIAIDAAGQFFLSGVPISKDELEFSLNLQGELNREIPVLVMADEETYLKRVTYIMDVCREAGLEKIRLQSR
- the fabV gene encoding Enoyl-[acyl-carrier-protein] reductase [NADH]; this translates as MIIKPRTRGFICITAHPTGCAANIRAQIETVQSRGKIRNGPKNVLIIGASTGYGLATRIVSAFACGSATLGVFMHRGSERGRTAEAGWYNSVAFENAAREEGLVACNINGDAFSNEIKEKTIDLIKLELGKIDLLVYSLAAPRRTDPYTGEVYRSALKPVGRAFTSKGLDTDRGEVKEVTFEPATEEEIEGTTKVMGGEDWKLWIESLRREDLLAKGCSTCAYSYIGPEVTWPVYRNGTIGIAKKHIEDTAQEINQSLKSIGGRAFTSVNKAFVSHASSAIPVVPLYISILFKVMKEKGIHEECVEQIYRLFSTHIYGEGETLFDKEGRVRIDDLEMRSDIQKTATELWNQVTTENLDEISDFAGYRSDFLKLFGFGISGVDYEADVDPVVEFST